One Maribacter cobaltidurans genomic window carries:
- a CDS encoding HAMP domain-containing sensor histidine kinase — translation MNLSFKNRIAFHYMIATAIIMAVAFTAVYFVVKGVVYQNIDHDLSFEAEKHTGEMKVVGDSIKIKNKKEWEEKEHREVQVNPVFIQILDKNGVFMDKSPNLKENELEFHPRSKYGGHVNDILNEKPIRQIQLPIEENGKIKGFIVAAMSLEASQMVLLNLRNILLLVYLLLLASLYFISKFIAGRSITPVKNVTETTNRITRNNLNERVTLPQNKDELFDLSSGINDLLQRIENALERERQFTSDASHELRTPLATLKGTLEVLIRKPREREEYEGKIKFCLSEIDRMTATLEQLLLLARLDTSSKAADESSRPLATIIDEILSRYKNKISEKKLSINFKNEVDNETLVPQYFTNLILENIIGNAVKYAKDATKIHISITQLESKLVCKVKDEGIGIRKEDLENLFNNFFRSEALNHKNISGNGLGLSIAKKAADAIDASIFVESELGSGTTFTLQF, via the coding sequence ATGAATTTAAGTTTTAAAAATAGAATCGCATTTCATTATATGATTGCGACCGCAATCATTATGGCTGTAGCATTTACAGCTGTTTATTTTGTGGTCAAAGGTGTGGTGTATCAAAATATAGACCACGACCTTTCTTTTGAAGCGGAAAAGCATACCGGAGAAATGAAAGTCGTTGGCGACAGCATCAAAATAAAAAATAAAAAAGAGTGGGAAGAAAAAGAACATAGAGAAGTTCAAGTAAATCCTGTTTTTATCCAAATTTTAGATAAGAACGGTGTTTTTATGGATAAATCCCCAAACCTAAAAGAAAATGAGCTCGAATTTCATCCACGATCTAAATATGGTGGTCATGTTAACGATATACTTAATGAAAAACCAATTAGACAAATTCAATTACCCATAGAAGAAAACGGTAAAATAAAAGGTTTTATAGTGGCGGCTATGTCGTTAGAAGCATCACAAATGGTATTGCTAAATTTAAGAAATATTTTGCTGTTAGTGTATTTGCTACTTTTAGCGAGTCTTTATTTTATTTCCAAATTTATAGCAGGTAGAAGTATTACACCTGTCAAGAATGTTACAGAAACGACTAACAGAATTACGCGAAACAACTTAAACGAACGTGTTACATTACCTCAAAACAAAGATGAACTTTTTGATTTATCTTCAGGGATTAACGACTTATTGCAACGCATCGAGAATGCTCTGGAAAGGGAACGTCAATTCACATCAGATGCGTCTCACGAATTACGAACACCTTTAGCAACTTTAAAAGGTACGTTAGAAGTATTAATTCGCAAGCCAAGGGAACGAGAAGAATATGAGGGAAAAATCAAGTTCTGTCTTTCAGAAATAGACCGAATGACTGCTACATTAGAGCAGCTTTTACTGTTGGCTAGATTAGATACAAGTTCAAAAGCAGCAGACGAATCTTCGCGGCCTTTGGCAACTATAATAGACGAAATTCTATCAAGATATAAAAACAAAATTTCAGAAAAGAAGCTTTCTATCAATTTCAAAAATGAGGTTGACAATGAGACTTTAGTGCCTCAATATTTTACGAATCTAATACTTGAAAATATTATTGGGAATGCAGTAAAGTATGCTAAGGATGCTACCAAGATCCATATTTCTATTACACAATTAGAGTCTAAACTTGTTTGTAAAGTGAAAGATGAAGGGATAGGAATTAGAAAAGAAGATTTAGAGAACCTGTTCAATAATTTTTTCAGGTCTGAAGCACTGAACCATAAAAATATTTCTGGTAATGGCTTGGGGCTTTCCATAGCTAAAAAAGCTGCTGATGCTATTGATGCAAGTATTTTTGTCGAAAGTGAATTAGGTAGCGGAACTACTTTCACACTTCAGTTTTAA
- a CDS encoding helix-turn-helix domain-containing protein, with protein sequence MPTSIITTDDLRELKLELLDDIKELLNNQSGHITKRWLKSPEIKKLLGISSGTLQNLRINGTLPFTKVGGVLYYDYEEIMSVMENNKIHNKF encoded by the coding sequence ATGCCTACAAGTATTATTACCACAGACGACCTTCGAGAGTTGAAACTTGAACTGCTCGATGATATCAAGGAACTACTCAACAACCAATCTGGCCATATTACCAAAAGGTGGTTAAAATCCCCTGAAATAAAAAAACTTTTGGGAATCTCTTCCGGCACTTTACAGAATTTAAGAATCAATGGCACATTGCCCTTCACCAAAGTTGGCGGTGTACTCTATTACGATTATGAAGAAATAATGAGCGTAATGGAAAATAACAAAATTCATAACAAATTTTAA
- a CDS encoding HD domain-containing protein, whose product MTTTMISSVAAFCTDLLTTSKCKELPFHNLEHTKEVVQNVKYLCAAMDINEQDTEVLLIAAWFHDTGFSMTYKGHEDQSKFIATTFLKEQKANKSFINKVCNCIDATKMPQRPTNVLAKVLCDADLFHLGTTNFLYKNMLLRKEWELFSDIIMADDEWQMLNINFLEEHRFKTTYGKEILENGKQENLDKLKQLIRLQ is encoded by the coding sequence ATGACCACAACGATGATTAGTAGCGTTGCTGCATTTTGTACAGATTTATTGACAACTTCAAAATGTAAGGAATTACCATTTCATAATTTGGAGCATACTAAAGAAGTAGTACAAAATGTAAAATACCTATGTGCTGCAATGGATATAAATGAGCAGGATACTGAGGTTTTGCTCATTGCAGCTTGGTTTCACGATACTGGTTTTTCAATGACTTACAAAGGTCACGAAGACCAAAGTAAATTCATTGCTACTACATTTCTAAAAGAGCAAAAGGCTAATAAAAGTTTTATCAACAAAGTCTGTAATTGTATAGATGCTACTAAAATGCCTCAACGTCCAACAAATGTGTTAGCCAAAGTACTTTGTGATGCCGATTTGTTCCACTTGGGAACAACTAATTTTTTGTATAAGAATATGCTCTTACGAAAAGAATGGGAACTGTTTAGTGATATAATTATGGCTGATGATGAATGGCAAATGCTTAACATCAATTTTTTGGAAGAGCACAGATTCAAGACCACTTATGGTAAAGAGATTTTGGAAAATGGAAAACAGGAAAATTTAGATAAATTAAAACAATTGATACGATTACAATGA
- a CDS encoding response regulator transcription factor yields MRILIVEDEPGIFNFLKQGLEEESYAVDIAEEGKKGLQLALSGEYDLLLLDWMVPGLSGIEICRQFRKQFKETPVIFLTAKDTLDETIFGLQTGANDYIKKPFHFEELLERIKVQLRPKTGEHSVFKIGNITLNTSTYQVHKEAEEISLTQKEFALLEYLIRNKGIVCRRSRIIESVWDIHFDYNTGVIDVFINALRKKLKLGKDENYIQTVRGVGYIAKEI; encoded by the coding sequence ATGAGAATTCTAATCGTAGAAGACGAACCAGGTATATTTAATTTCCTTAAACAAGGTTTAGAGGAAGAGTCCTATGCGGTAGATATTGCCGAAGAAGGCAAGAAAGGTCTTCAATTAGCCCTTTCAGGAGAATACGATTTATTACTATTGGACTGGATGGTGCCAGGTTTAAGCGGTATCGAAATTTGCCGTCAATTTAGGAAACAATTTAAAGAAACACCCGTCATATTTTTAACAGCGAAAGATACTTTAGACGAAACTATTTTTGGGCTTCAAACTGGTGCAAACGATTACATAAAAAAACCTTTTCATTTCGAAGAATTATTAGAACGAATCAAGGTACAACTACGCCCTAAAACTGGAGAGCATTCTGTTTTTAAAATAGGAAATATCACGCTCAATACTTCAACATACCAAGTGCATAAAGAAGCTGAAGAAATAAGTCTTACACAAAAAGAATTTGCTTTATTAGAATACTTGATACGGAATAAGGGAATAGTATGCAGAAGATCTCGAATTATTGAAAGTGTTTGGGATATTCATTTCGACTACAATACAGGAGTTATAGATGTGTTCATCAATGCGCTTCGCAAGAAATTGAAATTAGGGAAAGACGAGAATTACATTCAGACAGTTAGAGGTGTGGGCTACATTGCAAAGGAAATATGA
- a CDS encoding VIT1/CCC1 transporter family protein, translating into MEEKTEEMDNYLDNHYIHRSNWLRAAVLGANDGILSTASLAIGVAAASATREPIILATLAGLVAGALSMAAGEYVSVSSQTDIEKADIEREKQELNEIPEIELQRLAEIYEKRGLKKTTSLIVAKELTEHDALGAHIRDELGINEISQAKPIQAAFASGAAFTVGGLLPFLVTLFLPLNSMEYSLYGFALFFLIVLGGLAAKTGGSSIGKAIIRITFWGTVAMGLTALVGYMFNVNIA; encoded by the coding sequence ATGGAAGAAAAAACAGAAGAAATGGACAATTATTTAGACAACCATTACATCCACAGAAGTAACTGGTTAAGGGCAGCAGTACTTGGAGCTAATGACGGTATTTTATCTACAGCGAGTCTTGCAATAGGTGTTGCAGCAGCGAGTGCCACACGAGAGCCCATTATTTTAGCAACATTAGCTGGTCTTGTTGCTGGTGCTTTATCCATGGCAGCAGGAGAATATGTTTCTGTAAGTTCACAGACAGATATTGAAAAAGCTGATATTGAACGTGAAAAACAAGAACTAAATGAAATTCCAGAAATCGAATTACAGCGATTAGCTGAAATTTATGAAAAAAGAGGGTTAAAAAAAACAACTTCATTAATTGTCGCTAAAGAATTAACGGAACACGATGCCTTAGGTGCACATATAAGAGATGAGCTTGGAATAAATGAAATTAGCCAAGCCAAACCTATTCAAGCGGCTTTTGCATCTGGGGCGGCATTTACCGTTGGTGGATTACTTCCTTTTTTGGTAACACTTTTTCTGCCTTTAAATAGTATGGAATATTCTCTTTATGGTTTTGCACTTTTCTTTCTTATTGTATTAGGAGGATTGGCAGCAAAAACCGGTGGTTCAAGTATAGGGAAAGCTATAATTCGTATCACATTTTGGGGAACAGTTGCAATGGGTCTAACCGCATTAGTGGGTTATATGTTTAATGTAAATATTGCTTAA
- a CDS encoding efflux RND transporter periplasmic adaptor subunit — MKNTRNNSSNSIYIKSLLLVAIMALASCNSKEKSEVKNTDATEKAENTDIATITENQFKSGDMELGKITTQPFNTVVKANGMFAVPPENQADVSAYFAGYVKDINLLPGDAVKKGQTLFTIENPEYVQVQQNFLEAKGRLNYLKSDYDRQKELIADNVTSKKNFLKAESEYTVTLAQYQSLKKRLSLMNINPNTLSGDNIRSVISVLSPLSGYATTINATKGMYLNPSDVAITVTNTDDLHIELKIFEKDLPMIKMGQPINFRLQNNMDKVYQGKVHLVNKTINAEDRTVNIHGDLVNEDDAKLFAPGMYIEAEILTTSSEHPALPTEAVANIDNDFFVLVKENEQTFRRVLVKVGTTNNGFTQILNADDFKPDTQFLTKGAFNLITE; from the coding sequence ATGAAAAATACACGTAACAATTCATCGAATTCTATATACATCAAGAGTCTTTTATTGGTGGCAATAATGGCTTTAGCATCCTGTAATTCAAAAGAAAAATCTGAGGTAAAAAATACAGATGCAACTGAAAAAGCAGAGAATACAGATATAGCTACCATAACAGAGAATCAGTTTAAATCAGGCGATATGGAGCTTGGCAAAATAACAACACAACCATTTAATACTGTTGTAAAAGCGAATGGTATGTTTGCCGTTCCGCCAGAAAATCAAGCAGACGTAAGTGCTTATTTTGCTGGATATGTAAAAGATATTAACCTATTACCTGGAGATGCAGTCAAAAAAGGTCAAACATTATTCACTATTGAGAACCCTGAATATGTACAGGTGCAACAAAATTTTTTAGAAGCCAAGGGACGCTTAAATTATCTAAAATCGGACTATGACCGTCAAAAAGAATTGATTGCAGATAATGTAACATCCAAAAAGAACTTCCTAAAAGCAGAATCAGAATATACCGTGACATTAGCACAATATCAATCGCTAAAAAAGAGGTTGAGCTTAATGAATATTAACCCAAACACCTTGTCTGGAGATAACATTCGGTCAGTAATTAGCGTACTTTCACCCTTGTCAGGTTACGCAACAACTATTAATGCTACTAAAGGAATGTATTTAAACCCTTCGGATGTGGCCATAACAGTCACAAATACAGACGATTTGCACATAGAGTTGAAAATTTTTGAAAAAGATTTACCAATGATTAAAATGGGGCAACCCATCAATTTTCGATTACAAAACAATATGGACAAAGTGTATCAAGGGAAAGTACATTTAGTCAATAAAACTATTAACGCCGAAGATAGAACTGTAAACATACACGGAGATTTGGTGAATGAAGATGACGCCAAATTATTTGCCCCTGGAATGTACATTGAAGCAGAAATTTTAACCACTTCGTCAGAGCATCCTGCATTACCAACAGAGGCGGTTGCCAATATTGACAATGACTTTTTTGTTCTGGTTAAAGAGAATGAGCAAACTTTTAGAAGAGTATTGGTTAAGGTAGGAACAACCAATAATGGTTTTACACAAATCCTTAATGCGGATGATTTTAAACCAGACACCCAATTTTTAACCAAAGGAGCTTTTAATTTAATAACAGAATAG
- a CDS encoding bestrophin family protein: MIINKRIPLYYPFKMIIVDILIISAFATVIHLISSNFIDFKLPISFSAFFGTSISLILSFKLSQSYDRWWEARKIWGAIVNDSRSLVMQLKTFIQPDNEAGKIILNKMAYRQISWCYALGQNLRKQEVMKYSKEFISEEEFILVNNKSNIPVMLLDLHYDDLKKMRKTELISEFHEIQIESTMQRLCTSMGRAERIKNTFFPKTYRLTLRLFIYLFLILLSLSMSNSLSEFHDFIHIPLLIAIAIPFFLLEKIAYQIQDPFENQPTDTAVTSIARTIEIT; the protein is encoded by the coding sequence ATGATTATAAACAAAAGAATACCACTTTACTATCCCTTTAAAATGATTATTGTTGATATTTTGATAATTTCAGCATTTGCAACCGTCATACATTTAATTTCTTCCAATTTTATAGACTTTAAACTACCCATCTCTTTTAGTGCTTTTTTTGGTACATCAATTTCTTTGATTCTCTCATTTAAATTGAGCCAGTCATATGATAGGTGGTGGGAAGCTAGAAAAATATGGGGTGCCATTGTGAATGATTCCAGGTCTCTAGTTATGCAACTTAAAACGTTTATTCAGCCAGATAACGAGGCTGGAAAAATCATTCTGAACAAAATGGCATATCGTCAAATTTCATGGTGTTATGCACTTGGTCAAAATCTACGCAAACAAGAGGTAATGAAATACTCGAAAGAGTTTATATCTGAAGAAGAGTTTATTCTTGTGAACAATAAAAGCAATATACCGGTGATGCTGTTAGACTTGCATTACGATGATCTAAAAAAAATGCGTAAAACAGAATTGATTAGTGAGTTTCACGAAATACAGATAGAAAGTACAATGCAAAGGCTTTGTACTTCTATGGGACGAGCGGAGCGCATAAAAAATACCTTTTTTCCAAAAACGTATAGGTTAACTTTAAGATTATTCATTTATCTGTTTTTGATTTTACTTTCCTTGTCCATGTCTAATTCATTGTCTGAATTTCATGACTTTATACATATACCATTATTAATTGCGATTGCAATTCCTTTTTTTCTTTTAGAAAAGATAGCATATCAAATACAAGACCCGTTTGAAAATCAACCAACGGATACAGCTGTAACGTCAATAGCCAGAACTATTGAAATAACATAA
- a CDS encoding RteC domain-containing protein: MTTDYEYILKKLDNDLDILEIEEEDILVKAEKGIKLSKQTLKTIRSIIIDYEFETKLEEILFFKCTKPKIYSKLIYYVKLFNIESKRPRGSNKSQVKYLNSNIEKLQTYFNDNLDFYHYYRREATVFDEQYFLRGKADIRLFPDSFHFFVDEQFATSHDSTVATILAYDLLIVQLKREIDKLENTNNYTNLRLLQRKTKITWTAHKIYLIELIYALHSTDVINNGTVDIKDIAYFVEKTFKVDLGDYYRAFLEIRMRKNGRTKFLDILKKQLTKRMDDTDNVK; encoded by the coding sequence ATGACGACAGATTACGAATACATATTAAAAAAATTAGACAATGACCTTGATATTCTTGAAATAGAAGAAGAAGATATATTAGTGAAAGCCGAAAAAGGGATTAAACTTTCAAAACAAACCCTTAAAACAATTAGAAGTATCATTATCGATTATGAATTTGAAACCAAGTTAGAGGAAATACTTTTTTTTAAATGTACTAAACCAAAAATTTACAGTAAACTCATTTATTACGTAAAACTATTTAACATTGAAAGCAAAAGACCAAGGGGAAGTAATAAATCTCAAGTAAAATATTTGAACAGTAATATTGAAAAACTTCAAACCTACTTTAACGACAATCTCGATTTTTACCATTATTACCGTAGGGAAGCTACTGTATTTGATGAACAATATTTTTTAAGAGGTAAGGCAGATATTCGGTTATTCCCAGATTCATTTCACTTTTTTGTAGATGAACAATTTGCAACAAGCCACGATAGTACAGTAGCTACAATTTTGGCTTATGACCTTTTGATTGTACAGTTAAAACGGGAGATTGATAAATTGGAGAATACAAACAATTATACAAATTTAAGATTGTTACAAAGGAAAACCAAAATTACGTGGACAGCCCATAAAATATATTTAATAGAACTGATTTACGCTTTGCACAGTACAGATGTCATCAACAATGGTACTGTTGACATTAAAGATATTGCCTATTTTGTTGAAAAAACATTTAAAGTGGACTTGGGCGATTATTACAGAGCATTTCTGGAAATACGGATGCGTAAAAATGGCAGAACCAAATTTTTGGATATACTAAAAAAGCAGTTAACCAAAAGGATGGATGATACTGATAACGTAAAATAA
- a CDS encoding CusA/CzcA family heavy metal efflux RND transporter: MLERIIQYSIHHKLIVLLFTAGIIGFGLYSLSNIPIGAVPDVTNNQVQIITTSRTLATEDVEKFLTYPVELEMANLPGVKEIRSISKFGLSVVTVVFDDDLGTYLPRQLIAEKIKSAEEKIPAGFGKPFMGPVSTGLGEIYQYVIDVDPKYKDQYSLSDVRTIQDWVVKRQLSGIPGVVEVNTWGGYLKTYEVAVNPERLRAMDVSVFDVFSSLEKNNSVAGGGYIEKINESYFIRGEGLVTSVQDIENIVVTNKGDLPVYIRDVATVGFGHANRFGAITGNGEGEKVLGQVMMLKDANSNAVIEAVKKRVAEIQSSLPTGISINPFLERSELIAKTTSTIAENLILGCLIVIFVVVLLLGNWRSGLVVASVIPLCLLFALSLMYIFGVDANLMSLGAIDFGIIIDGAVIIVEFIAFKITSQRTKLLALPKNERQGLIDAITYQGATKMMNSAVFGQLIIIIVFIPILSLVGVEGKMFRPMALVFCFALIGAMILCFTYIPVMASLFIKPSNTEKKTISSRLITYLENKYQPIITWALRKKKLVLGMAVALLVFTGFLFTRMGGEFVPTLDEGDFVIQPILKTGTSLSKTIEATTRMEKILKKFPEVEQVVSRIGAAEVPTDPMSMEESDVIIKLKPKEEWVSAETKDELADKFKEALSEVAGVDFEFTQPIEMRFNELITGVRADLAIKVFGEDLDVLYRKALEIEKAIQNVEGAADISVEKTAGLPQMSVKYNRQKIAKYGLNIEDLNKVITMGFAGKTAGTVFEGEKQFDLVLRFDDAHRKDIENLETASVSLPNGTKLPLSEFANISYTKGPAKISRDNTKRRIVVGVNVRNRDLESVVKDVQAIIERDVKIPTGYSISYGGQFENLRTATARLKIAVPIALILIFVLLYFAFDSVKEALMIYSAIPLSAIGGVMLLYMRDLPFSISAGVGFIALFGIAVLNGIVLIEEFKELKAHGVNNINKRIIMGTKNRLRPVLLTAAAAALGFLPMAISTSAGAEVQRPLATVVVGGLITATILTLVVLPILYAMLDRKGHHPKVKTKVNFKALGIIAVLLAPIVGSAQQNPISAEQTVEMAIENNKGLQANAKRINQSEQLVGSAFNIDKTQVSYGYDQNNIAENGLPLNVFGVSQSFQFPTIYGAQHKVEKQKVALTTQLYQLNERMLTKEVYVAYYNVVYSHNLVKQYTYLDSLYGQFASAAKKRYDVGETNLLEKLTAETKQKEISIALAQAKEDVSKAYTMLNQWVQSDSLITVNEDVLPRLTLDDFSIANHPGILYYNTIENLAKSSLSLERQKLLPGLQFSVFQGTNNGVNAKNYNGFQLGVAIPLWFGANKSKINAAKTETFIVANEYENYKIQLQSKYDALLSDVKKYQETVDYYETAGRALSKELTTTASKAFQNGEIDFLQYVQLLESAKNIEINYLQNLNKYNNTVLELNYLTN; this comes from the coding sequence ATGTTAGAACGTATTATCCAGTACAGTATCCATCACAAACTTATCGTACTGTTATTTACCGCCGGAATTATTGGATTCGGCCTGTATTCCCTATCCAATATTCCTATCGGAGCTGTACCAGATGTAACCAATAATCAGGTTCAAATCATCACGACTTCAAGAACCTTGGCGACGGAAGATGTAGAGAAATTTTTGACCTATCCTGTAGAGTTGGAGATGGCAAATTTGCCTGGGGTCAAGGAAATCCGTTCCATATCAAAGTTTGGGCTATCCGTGGTTACAGTTGTATTCGATGATGATTTAGGTACATACTTACCGCGCCAACTTATCGCAGAGAAAATAAAAAGTGCAGAAGAAAAAATTCCCGCAGGTTTTGGCAAACCTTTTATGGGTCCTGTTTCTACAGGTCTTGGGGAGATTTACCAATATGTAATCGATGTAGACCCTAAATATAAAGACCAGTATTCATTATCAGATGTACGTACTATTCAGGATTGGGTCGTAAAACGCCAACTTTCTGGAATTCCAGGTGTTGTAGAAGTAAATACTTGGGGAGGCTACTTAAAAACTTATGAAGTTGCGGTTAATCCAGAACGTCTAAGAGCTATGGATGTTTCTGTCTTTGATGTTTTCTCTTCTTTAGAAAAAAACAATAGTGTTGCCGGAGGAGGTTATATTGAAAAAATTAATGAAAGTTATTTTATAAGAGGTGAAGGCTTAGTTACTTCAGTTCAAGATATTGAGAATATTGTTGTAACCAATAAGGGTGATTTACCTGTTTATATTAGGGATGTTGCTACTGTGGGATTTGGTCACGCAAATCGTTTTGGAGCAATCACAGGAAATGGAGAAGGAGAAAAAGTACTCGGACAAGTAATGATGCTTAAAGATGCCAATTCCAATGCTGTAATCGAGGCAGTAAAAAAACGTGTGGCAGAAATACAATCATCCTTACCTACAGGCATTTCAATTAATCCATTTTTAGAAAGAAGTGAGCTCATTGCGAAAACAACCTCTACAATTGCTGAAAATCTAATCTTAGGATGTTTAATAGTCATTTTTGTAGTAGTGTTACTTTTAGGAAACTGGCGTTCAGGATTGGTTGTAGCTTCTGTAATTCCGCTATGTTTACTATTCGCACTTTCGCTAATGTACATTTTTGGGGTTGATGCCAACTTAATGAGTTTAGGAGCTATAGATTTTGGTATCATCATCGATGGTGCTGTAATTATCGTTGAGTTTATTGCCTTTAAAATTACGAGTCAGCGTACTAAATTATTGGCTCTGCCTAAAAATGAAAGACAAGGGTTGATAGATGCGATAACCTACCAAGGCGCAACTAAAATGATGAATTCAGCCGTATTTGGGCAGTTAATCATCATCATCGTTTTTATCCCAATTCTGTCACTAGTAGGCGTAGAAGGAAAAATGTTTCGTCCTATGGCATTAGTGTTTTGTTTCGCCCTAATTGGAGCTATGATTTTATGCTTTACCTACATACCAGTAATGGCTTCATTATTTATAAAACCGTCTAATACAGAAAAGAAAACGATATCATCAAGACTTATTACTTATTTAGAAAACAAATACCAACCTATTATTACTTGGGCATTACGTAAAAAGAAATTAGTACTAGGTATGGCTGTAGCTTTATTAGTTTTTACAGGGTTTTTATTTACGAGAATGGGTGGTGAATTTGTGCCCACTTTAGATGAAGGCGACTTTGTAATTCAGCCAATTTTAAAGACAGGAACATCCTTAAGTAAAACTATTGAAGCTACTACCAGAATGGAAAAAATATTAAAAAAATTCCCTGAGGTGGAACAAGTGGTGAGTCGTATTGGTGCTGCTGAAGTACCTACGGATCCCATGTCTATGGAAGAAAGCGATGTTATCATCAAATTAAAGCCAAAAGAAGAATGGGTATCCGCGGAGACTAAAGACGAATTGGCCGATAAATTTAAAGAGGCATTATCAGAAGTTGCAGGGGTAGATTTTGAATTTACCCAACCTATCGAAATGCGATTTAACGAATTAATTACAGGGGTAAGAGCCGATTTGGCCATCAAGGTTTTTGGAGAAGATTTAGATGTATTGTATAGAAAAGCATTAGAAATAGAAAAGGCTATTCAGAATGTTGAGGGGGCAGCAGATATTTCTGTAGAAAAAACTGCTGGTCTACCACAGATGTCTGTAAAATATAACCGCCAGAAAATTGCTAAATATGGATTAAACATTGAGGACTTGAATAAAGTTATTACGATGGGATTTGCAGGAAAAACTGCTGGAACTGTATTTGAAGGAGAAAAACAATTTGATTTAGTGTTACGTTTTGATGATGCTCACAGAAAAGATATTGAAAACCTAGAAACTGCATCGGTTTCGTTGCCTAATGGCACAAAATTACCACTTAGCGAATTTGCTAATATTAGTTATACCAAAGGACCTGCTAAAATTTCACGCGATAATACCAAACGTCGAATCGTTGTAGGTGTAAATGTTAGAAACCGTGATTTAGAATCTGTAGTGAAAGATGTTCAAGCAATAATAGAAAGAGATGTGAAGATTCCAACCGGATATTCCATAAGCTACGGTGGACAATTCGAAAACCTTAGAACTGCTACAGCACGATTGAAAATAGCAGTACCAATCGCGTTAATTCTAATTTTTGTCTTGTTGTATTTTGCTTTCGATTCTGTAAAAGAAGCCTTAATGATTTACAGCGCCATTCCATTATCCGCAATTGGTGGTGTTATGCTTCTTTATATGAGAGACCTTCCTTTTAGTATTTCGGCAGGTGTTGGTTTCATTGCGCTTTTCGGTATTGCAGTTTTAAACGGTATTGTGTTGATTGAAGAGTTTAAAGAACTCAAAGCACACGGAGTCAATAATATTAATAAACGAATAATAATGGGTACAAAAAATAGATTGCGCCCTGTATTATTAACAGCAGCAGCAGCAGCTTTAGGATTTTTACCGATGGCAATTTCGACTTCCGCAGGTGCAGAGGTTCAAAGACCTCTAGCGACAGTAGTGGTTGGTGGCTTAATAACTGCAACCATATTGACACTTGTAGTATTACCTATTTTGTATGCAATGCTTGATAGAAAAGGGCATCATCCAAAGGTAAAAACAAAAGTAAACTTTAAAGCTCTTGGCATTATAGCGGTCTTACTAGCACCAATTGTTGGTAGCGCACAACAAAATCCAATAAGTGCAGAACAGACTGTAGAAATGGCAATCGAGAATAATAAAGGACTGCAAGCCAACGCAAAAAGAATCAATCAATCAGAACAATTGGTAGGTAGTGCCTTTAATATAGATAAAACACAAGTTTCCTATGGTTATGACCAAAATAATATAGCTGAAAATGGTCTACCTCTTAATGTTTTTGGAGTTAGTCAGTCATTTCAATTTCCAACCATTTATGGAGCTCAGCACAAAGTAGAAAAACAAAAAGTGGCATTAACAACGCAACTGTATCAGTTAAATGAAAGGATGTTAACTAAAGAGGTTTATGTCGCTTATTATAATGTGGTCTACAGTCATAATTTAGTCAAGCAATATACGTATTTAGATAGTTTATACGGGCAATTTGCTAGTGCAGCGAAAAAGCGATATGATGTTGGAGAAACCAATTTATTAGAAAAATTAACCGCTGAAACAAAACAAAAAGAAATTAGCATTGCACTTGCACAAGCTAAAGAAGACGTTTCTAAAGCCTACACAATGCTCAATCAATGGGTACAAAGCGATTCGTTGATTACCGTTAATGAAGATGTACTACCGAGATTAACCTTAGATGATTTTTCCATAGCAAACCACCCAGGGATTTTATATTATAATACAATAGAAAATTTGGCAAAATCGTCCCTTTCTTTAGAGAGACAAAAGCTATTACCAGGTTTGCAATTTTCTGTATTTCAAGGTACTAATAATGGTGTTAATGCAAAAAATTACAATGGGTTTCAATTGGGTGTTGCAATACCCTTATGGTTTGGAGCAAACAAGTCAAAAATCAATGCGGCAAAAACCGAAACCTTTATTGTAGCCAACGAATATGAAAACTATAAAATTCAATTGCAATCAAAATACGACGCCTTACTTTCCGATGTAAAAAAATATCAAGAAACAGTAGATTATTATGAAACTGCAGGAAGAGCACTTTCTAAAGAATTAACAACAACAGCTTCTAAAGCATTTCAAAATGGCGAGATAGATTTCTTGCAATATGTACAGCTTTTAGAGAGTGCCAAAAATATCGAAATCAACTATTTACAAAACCTAAACAAGTATAATAATACAGTTTTAGAATTAAATTACTTAACTAATTAA